The DNA sequence CCGTAATCAGGTTGATATGGACGAATTTGGTGGTGGGTATGTGGAAGGTTGGAATCAAGAACGTTTCGTAGGATTTGTAAGGCAACGCATGCAAGAATTAGGAGCTAGCGATGTTCCCGTTTATTTTTATCGTGATCATAGTGGACCTTGGCAAAGAGATGAAGAGTTTAGAGAGGCGATTTCTGCTGAGGAAGCTATGCAGCGAGCTAAAATGTCGCTTCTTGCAGATTTGAAAGCGGGTTTTAATGTACTTCATATAGATGCTAGTAGAAGTCCTCATAGTTCTGAGTGTGTTGAGTTAGGTAAGGTACAAGAAATGTTGATGTTACAGAGAACAGTTGAACTGATTGAATATGTTGAAAACCAACGTTGTACGCTAGGATTACCAGCTATTCAATATGAGGTTAGGGGAGAAAGGAAATATTGGGACCAAAGTATGATTGAAATAACAGAACGTTTTTTAGTCTCTTTAAAAAGACTTCTTGAACTACGGGGTTTAAATCAAGACCTGATAGGATTTGTTACTGTTAATCCTTCTCCTTTAAGAGAGCGAGGTACTAGCCAAGCTGTACTAGATGAGGATTTTGTTCAACGATTGGCTGCTTCGATTAATGAGCAAGGTTATTATGTCAAATATCACAACGGTGATTTTATGGATCCATCTGATCGCGAAAAACTATCTTCATTAGGAGTGTATACACTAAATGTTGCACCGGAAGTTCCAGTAGTGCAAACACGTGCTTTATTAGCTTTGGCAGATGAAGAAACGCGCATTTTAGAAAATGTTGCCAACAACGGTCTTGTTCCATCTCATTTGCGAGAGGTTATTACTGAGGCTGTATTTTTAGATGGTCGTTGGAAAAAATGGGTTCCACTTACAGAAGGCTGGAGTGAGGAAGATGTTAGATCTGATCATGCAAAATTAAAAGAAGTCGTTGAATTCAATGCTCACTATTCCTATGGAGATAGTGAGGTGCAAGGAGCTCTGAGACTGTTAGAGCAGAATATGAATAGTTTACGATACGAAAACTATTTGCAGTTATTTATACAAAGCAGAATCATCACAAAAATTATGGATTTTTATGAGTCATTGGATGGTATAACTCAGGTGCAATCCAGTCAGCATTCTTATGATATTTATGGAGATAAAATAATTAGCAATGTAGAAGCTATAAGAGAGATACAAGAAAATACTGGTATTAGTCGACCAATAACAGTTGCTATTACTGGAGATATGGCAGCAGGTAAAACAACATTTGTCAACGGTGATGGAGATTTAAATATACAAGGACTCAAGAAGCGTTTAGAAGATAAAGGGCATACAGTTGTTTTGATAGATGACGAAATGTTCTTGGAAAGCAGAGAAACACGACTGTTAGGACAATCATCTTTAGATACTAATGATCGTAACTTTGATTTTTTATACTTTCAACATCTTTTCGATCAGAATGCAATGCAATATTTGTTTGAAGAATTAGGTTCGTTCATAAGGGGCAGTCAAGCTATCTTATCAGTGCCTTTTCAAATATATGATCGAACAACAGGAAGACGTGGTCGAAACATAAATTTTAATATACCTCGCGATGCCGTAATAATATATTCAGGAGTAATGCTTAATCATTTGCCTCATGAGGTAGGTTTTGATATCTCTGTTTCAATGGAGTATAATATGCAGGATACAGATGAAGTTTTAGCTCGTATTCTTCAACGTGAAAGTAGAAAACCAAGTATGAATCAAATAAGTAGAGAAGAACTGTTGCAGAGAATCCGATATGATTTAGCTGCTTATAGACTTTATAGAATAAAATTTCCTTTCCAAGGTGATTATATAATAGATGTAAGCTCATTTGAAGAGCCAATTTTAATCAACAACCTATAAAATTCTGTCTGTTTTAAGCATCATAATAAGATCCTACCTGTGCAAAAATTTACTCATTCTCTATAATAATGTCTAATAATCCCACCCAGCCTTGATTCACATTTAACCCTGCCGTCTAAATTCTTTGACCTATATCTTATTGGCATATTATTCAGTGCCGAATGCGGCCTTACGGTATTGTAATATTTAACGTACTCCTTAACCAAATACCTAAAATGCCTCTCTCCAAACACAAAGAAATAATCCAAACATTCTCTCTTTATCGTTCCCACCCACCCTTCTGCATAAGGGTTTAAATTAGGTGATCTATAGGGAATCTTCTTTACCCTCACTCCGTATTCTTCGATTATCCTGTCAAATTCCTTGGAATATTTCCCGTCTCCGTCTCTTATCAGAAGCTTTCTGTCCGATTCCTTACCTGTTTCAAATAAAAAAGATACACTTCTTGCTCTGTTAGTTACCCATTCCCTGTTAGGATGTTTGGTAATTCCTGCAATATGAACTTTCCTTGTATGCACATTAATAAAGAATAACGCATGGAGGCTCTTTGGCCCCGCCATTGTCCATACGGTCTTTGTAAAGAAGTCACAAGCCCAGAGGGTCTTAACGTGCCTTTTGATAAAATCATCCCAGGTATCCTCAGTTCTTTTGGGAGTCGGATCAAGCCCGTTCTCTTTTAAGATATTCTTTATGGTATTTCGTGATAGGCAGTATATCCTCAGCTTCTTAATCTCACCTAATATTCTTGTATAACCCCAGTTGTTCTCTTTGGCCAGCTTTCTGATCTCTTGTTTGGTTCTTGGCCTTCCTCTTTTGGGGCTTTGTTTTCCCTGAGGCTCTCTGCCTTTAACCCATCTTCTAAAACTGGAATAACTGACAATAGAAATCAATTTCTGTATATCACCTTTTAAAGGAAGGCCATATTTAATGAGCCTTCTCTTTTCAGTCGGGGTAATAATGATACGGCCTTTGATTTTCTTACGCAGGATCTGGTTTTCTACCTTAAGGTATTCTATCTGCCTGATCAACCGGCTATGCACTAAGTGCTCTAAAAGAAACAAAAACTTTTGAAAAAGCCTGCCGTTCGTGTTATAAAAGCACTTGCTTGACATGTTTACCTCCTTGAAATTGCACCGTTTTGGTTAAATGTCCACCCCATGAGGCTGGACATCTTGCAACTGTTTGAAAACAAAAGAGTTATTCAAATTGACTCTCCAAAATACCGGACAAAATTGGACAAATTTACCACCTTTTAGCCGTATTCTCTTAATTTTTGCCCCCTGGAACCATTAGCCTGTTAAATACAAGTTCGAGCCTCTTGCGGGGCGGTGATAATGCTACTAAAACAACCTCTCTGAATTGGCATATAATCCGATATATCTGGTTATATAGCGCATATCTATAAGCCCAGGAATCAGAGATATAATTATAACTAATATTTGCACGGGGAGCCAGTTACTTATCGTAGCCGGGGATTTTTTATAGGGAAAATGTTTTTCTCGCAGTAGAAATACAGAGTTCGGATTTTTACCCGAATTGACCCCCCTTATTCAGATATCCGAACTTTTTTGTTTCTTGACTTTTTGGTTTGGAAATGGTTATATTTATATAACCATTTAGTTATTTGGTTGTGAAAGGGTGTTTTTTATGAAAGATTTGGATGTTATCTTTAAGGCGTTGGCTGATGTTAATAGGGTGAGGATTTTGAAACTTCTCGGCAGGCGCAGGATGTGTGTTTGTGAGCTTGCGTTTGTTTTGGGGGTTTCTCAGCCTGCTGTGTCGAAGCAGCTTAAGAAAATGGTAAAGGCTGGTTTGGTTGATTGTGAGCAGGACGGGTTTTGGACTAATTATTTCATTAGCCCAAAGAATCTTTACGCAAAGAAGCTGTTGACAATACTGAGTCAGTGGTTAAATGATGAAAAAATGATAATTGATGATTTGAAGAAAACAGAGAAAGCTAATAGAGAAAAGCTCTGCTGCAAGAAGTAAATATTTTTTTGCAAAAATTATATAACCAAATGGAAATATGGAGACAAGGATGAAGGAAAGAGATAGGTTTTTGTTGATGTTTGCAGCTTTTTTGGGATGTTTTTATCTGCCTGTGGAGCTTCTGCCTTTCAGAAATCCTGTCTTTGAATCTCTTGCATTGGTTCGGTGGTATGCACGTGAGCATGTTTTGCTTTGTCTTGTTCCTGCCTTCTTTATTGCGGGTGCTATCTCGGTTTTTGTAAGTCAGGCATCAGTGATTAAGTATTTTGGCGCAGAAGCCAAAAAGGTATTAGCTTATAGCGTTGCTTCTGTTTCGGGGACTATTCTTGCTGTTTGTTCCTGCACGGTTCTTCCGTTGTTTTCCGGTATTTATAAGAAAGGGGCTGGTTTGGGGCCTGCTGTTGCTTTTCTTTATTCTGGGCCAGCTATTAATGTTTTGGCCATAATAATGACTGCTCGAATTCTCGGTTGGCAGTTAGGCGTAGCCAGAGCCATAGGAGCTATTGTATTTAGTGTGGTTGTTGGGCTTTTGATGCATCTCATATTTCTTAAGGAAGAGCGTGCGAGACAGGTTAGCGGAAAGTTTCAGTTTGGTAAAGAAAAGGAAGCACGGCCTCTTTGGAAGAACGGGATGTATTTTTTCTCTATGGTCGCAGTCCTTGTTTTCGCTAATTGGGGAAAGCCTCAGACTGGTGATGCTGGCTGGTGGGCTGTTGTTTTTGGTTCGAAGTGGGTGATTACGCTTGTTTTTTTGTCTCTTTTGGGCTTTATGCTGTTTCGGTGGTTTAAGAAAAACGAGCTTAAAGAATGGACTGGTTCGTCATGGTCTTTTGCAAAGCAGATTATGCCTCTTCTCCTTGCCGGCGTTCTTGTAGCGGGTCTTCTTCTGGGAAGGCCGGGGTATGAGGGTTTGATCCCGTCTCGGCTTATTGAAATGCTTGTTGGCGGCAATTCGTTGTCTGCTAATTTTTTTGCTTCGATTGTCGGGGCGTTCATGTATTTTGCCACCTTGACTGAGGTTCCGATTTTGCAGGGACTTATAGGTGCAGGTATGGGGAAAGGGCCGGCATTAGCTCTTTTGCTTGCTGGGCCTGCTTTGAGTCTTCCTAACATGCTTGTTATCAGGGGTGTGATTGGCACAAAGAAGACGGTTGTTTACGTAAGCTTGGTCGTTGTCATGGCAACAATAAGCGGAATTATTTTTGGAATTATTGCAGGATAAAAATAGGAGGAAATAAAGATGAAGATTGAGATTTTAGGCATGGGTTGTCCAAAATGCAAACAGCTCTTTGATAATGCCGAGAAAGCTTTAAATGAATTGGGCATTGAGGCGGAATTGGTCAAGGTTGAGGATATGGATAAAATAACGGAGTATGGCGTTATGACTACGCCTGCTTTGGTTGTTGATGGAAAAGTTAAGGTTGCTGGCAAGGTGCCTTCGAGCGATGAGATTAAGGGGCTGCTTTCATAAAAAGAGGTAATTGAAATGTCTGAAAAATGTGGTTGTGAAACAAACAAGGTTTTGGTGTTTCCCTGCTCGGGGGGTGCTGATGTGGGTGCCCTTTCTGATGCTGTTGCAAGAAAGTTGTCAAAGGACGGAAAAGCAAAGATGTTCTGTCTTGCAGGGATTGGCGCTCACGTTGACGGAATGATTGAATCTGCCAAATCAGCAGATAAGATAATCTCTATTGACGGCTGTCCAGCGATGTGTGCAAGAAGGCTTCTTGAGCATGCAGGATTTGTCCCTGAGCCTTATGTCCTTAAGCAGTTCGGTTTTGAGAAGGGAAAGAGTGAGATAAATGACAACGTGATTTCTGATGTTACGTCAAGGATAATCGGGGGGAGTGATTAAATGAAAAAGAGTGTGTTTTTATTTGTTGTTTTGATAGTGGGTGTTATAGGCTTTTCTTTGTTATCTGGATGCGACTCGCCTAAAGAGAACGATATGTCATCTTTAGAGCTTGTTGAGGATGCTTCTAATGCTGAGGATTCTTCTGCTGCTTCTGTTCCTGTTTCTGATTCTGTCGTTGTTGCGTATTATTTTTATGGCAATTACAGATGCGCTTCGTGCAGGGCAATCGAGGCTTATACGAAGGAAGCATTAGATTTGTATTTTTCTGATGAGATTGCGTCGGGAAGGCTTGAGTTCCGTGCTGTGAATGTTGAGGAGAAAGGCAATGAGCACTTCGTCAATGATTACAAGCTTTACACCAAGAGCGTAGTCCTTTCAAAAGTTGAAGGCGGGAAAAAAGTTGATTATAAGAATCTTGAAGGTGTGTGGCAGTATCTCAGGGATAAAGGTCAGTTCTTTGATTATGTCAAAAAAGAGACCGAAGCGTTCCTTTCGGCGGAAGGGGGTTCTTCATGATTGAGCTTTTGTCTGCGTTGTGGCTTGGTATCCTTACCTCTATCAGCCCTTGTCCGTTGGCTACAAACATTGCGGCTGTTTCTTTCTTGTCTAAGAAGGTCAATCATCCTAGGGCTGTGTTTCTTTCGAGCATGGCTTACGTCGTTGGGCGTATGGTGTCGTATGCAGTTATTGGTTCTGTAATTATCGCTTCTCTTGTGAGCGTCCCCGCTGTTGCTAATTTCCTTCAGGTTTATATGAATAAGATTATCGGGCCTGTCCTTATCCTTGTTGGGCTGTTTTTGGTGGATATTGTTAAGTTGAATATCCCGTTGTTGTCTATTTCGCATGAACGGCAGAGTCGCTTG is a window from the Candidatus Kaelpia imicola genome containing:
- a CDS encoding class II D-tagatose-bisphosphate aldolase, non-catalytic subunit; translation: MKNFKLKKYRFNCIITLIIFLFNLNVAFARRIQDVETSFPNSVVDIVDEARRKGVTVLFIGPQSPLIVDSAILAARIEQQPLIFIPSRNQVDMDEFGGGYVEGWNQERFVGFVRQRMQELGASDVPVYFYRDHSGPWQRDEEFREAISAEEAMQRAKMSLLADLKAGFNVLHIDASRSPHSSECVELGKVQEMLMLQRTVELIEYVENQRCTLGLPAIQYEVRGERKYWDQSMIEITERFLVSLKRLLELRGLNQDLIGFVTVNPSPLRERGTSQAVLDEDFVQRLAASINEQGYYVKYHNGDFMDPSDREKLSSLGVYTLNVAPEVPVVQTRALLALADEETRILENVANNGLVPSHLREVITEAVFLDGRWKKWVPLTEGWSEEDVRSDHAKLKEVVEFNAHYSYGDSEVQGALRLLEQNMNSLRYENYLQLFIQSRIITKIMDFYESLDGITQVQSSQHSYDIYGDKIISNVEAIREIQENTGISRPITVAITGDMAAGKTTFVNGDGDLNIQGLKKRLEDKGHTVVLIDDEMFLESRETRLLGQSSLDTNDRNFDFLYFQHLFDQNAMQYLFEELGSFIRGSQAILSVPFQIYDRTTGRRGRNINFNIPRDAVIIYSGVMLNHLPHEVGFDISVSMEYNMQDTDEVLARILQRESRKPSMNQISREELLQRIRYDLAAYRLYRIKFPFQGDYIIDVSSFEEPILINNL
- a CDS encoding integrase core domain-containing protein; protein product: MSSKCFYNTNGRLFQKFLFLLEHLVHSRLIRQIEYLKVENQILRKKIKGRIIITPTEKRRLIKYGLPLKGDIQKLISIVSYSSFRRWVKGREPQGKQSPKRGRPRTKQEIRKLAKENNWGYTRILGEIKKLRIYCLSRNTIKNILKENGLDPTPKRTEDTWDDFIKRHVKTLWACDFFTKTVWTMAGPKSLHALFFINVHTRKVHIAGITKHPNREWVTNRARSVSFLFETGKESDRKLLIRDGDGKYSKEFDRIIEEYGVRVKKIPYRSPNLNPYAEGWVGTIKRECLDYFFVFGERHFRYLVKEYVKYYNTVRPHSALNNMPIRYRSKNLDGRVKCESRLGGIIRHYYRE
- a CDS encoding metalloregulator ArsR/SmtB family transcription factor; amino-acid sequence: MKDLDVIFKALADVNRVRILKLLGRRRMCVCELAFVLGVSQPAVSKQLKKMVKAGLVDCEQDGFWTNYFISPKNLYAKKLLTILSQWLNDEKMIIDDLKKTEKANREKLCCKK
- a CDS encoding permease, coding for MKERDRFLLMFAAFLGCFYLPVELLPFRNPVFESLALVRWYAREHVLLCLVPAFFIAGAISVFVSQASVIKYFGAEAKKVLAYSVASVSGTILAVCSCTVLPLFSGIYKKGAGLGPAVAFLYSGPAINVLAIIMTARILGWQLGVARAIGAIVFSVVVGLLMHLIFLKEERARQVSGKFQFGKEKEARPLWKNGMYFFSMVAVLVFANWGKPQTGDAGWWAVVFGSKWVITLVFLSLLGFMLFRWFKKNELKEWTGSSWSFAKQIMPLLLAGVLVAGLLLGRPGYEGLIPSRLIEMLVGGNSLSANFFASIVGAFMYFATLTEVPILQGLIGAGMGKGPALALLLAGPALSLPNMLVIRGVIGTKKTVVYVSLVVVMATISGIIFGIIAG
- a CDS encoding thioredoxin family protein: MKIEILGMGCPKCKQLFDNAEKALNELGIEAELVKVEDMDKITEYGVMTTPALVVDGKVKVAGKVPSSDEIKGLLS
- a CDS encoding putative zinc-binding protein — protein: MFPCSGGADVGALSDAVARKLSKDGKAKMFCLAGIGAHVDGMIESAKSADKIISIDGCPAMCARRLLEHAGFVPEPYVLKQFGFEKGKSEINDNVISDVTSRIIGGSD
- a CDS encoding nitrophenyl compound nitroreductase subunit ArsF family protein, which encodes MKKSVFLFVVLIVGVIGFSLLSGCDSPKENDMSSLELVEDASNAEDSSAASVPVSDSVVVAYYFYGNYRCASCRAIEAYTKEALDLYFSDEIASGRLEFRAVNVEEKGNEHFVNDYKLYTKSVVLSKVEGGKKVDYKNLEGVWQYLRDKGQFFDYVKKETEAFLSAEGGSS
- a CDS encoding aromatic aminobenezylarsenical efflux permease ArsG family transporter, translating into MIELLSALWLGILTSISPCPLATNIAAVSFLSKKVNHPRAVFLSSMAYVVGRMVSYAVIGSVIIASLVSVPAVANFLQVYMNKIIGPVLILVGLFLVDIVKLNIPLLSISHERQSRLADSGLVGSFLLGMLFALSFCPIAAALFFGSLIPLALKSSFGMIHPFIYGVGTGIPVVVFALGIVFGVKSFSKWFHKTAKFELLMRRITGWIFVLVGIYFVWSHLLINFFS